The Camelina sativa cultivar DH55 chromosome 18, Cs, whole genome shotgun sequence DNA window GAAGAAGAGTATCTAGCTTTCTGTCTCATGCTTCTTGCTAGCGACCGCGGCGATCTTGATGCTGTAACGGCCGCCAAGAAGCCTGGTTATAAGTGTGGCGTATGTGACAAGACGTTTTCGTCTTACCAAGCTCTCGGCGGTCACAAGGCGAGCCACCGGAGTTTAAACGGAGGTGGAGACAAAGATAAGTCGATGGCAGTTTCCGCCGCCGTCAAATCTCACGTTTGTTCGATCTGTTTGAAATCTTTCGCCACCGGTCAAGCTCTTGGCGGCCACAAGCGGTGCCATTACGAAGGGAATGGAAACGGAGGCGTTTCGAATTCGGAAGGTGTGGGATCTACTAGCCACGTCAGCAGTAATAGCCACCGTGGGTTTGACCTTAATATTAGGCAGGTACGGGAAATTTCGCCGGACGACGAAGTGATGAGTCCGATGGCGGCGAAGAAGCCTTGCCTGAAGTGAAGTTTGGTGAAGTTTACTATAAACTGTAAATAccaaattttcaatttcaaagaatccaattttgcaaacaaaatattcaatttttttttgatgtttacGTTTTCTACAAGTTACAactgataaaatattatttataaactcaGACAAATTCCCATAAATTATGTTGATatttctacatatatataaaacaattttgttGAGTTACCTACAAAAGTAGTCTAAAAGATGTTCATGATCTAACCTGAATTGTTTGGATGATTAGCTATATATGTTTCAGTTCCTCTGTTTCTAAAAGGACACACTAAACATTAATATCTGCAGAACAGAAGTAGCAACAgcaaattaaatttgatttaaacCACGACTTGTATATTTACAACCAGACTTCTTGTTGTTAAAGTTAAACTATCAAACTGAATTGGCCCCTCTATTTGAATCAGATGATCTCCTTACATTCTCATAACTCCAAAAATTGACCATATTGAGTGGCTTTCGAACTAACATTCTGTTAACTTTTGTCACTTTTACTATCGTAGCTGTGTAATCTGTGTCTTCAAACTGCATTCCGTAACCTGCATAGTTTAAAGATAAATCCCCAAATCTCTAGTTACAGAATGGATCAAAATATAGATATCGTACCTGCAGAGCTGAGATTGTGTTTAGGAGGTCCCGGCACACGTCGAGCATCCTTTCCTCCTTGACACTTACACTGCCAAGTTCTGCTGCCAAGCTGCTTATCTTCCCAACCTGAGAAAATGGGATTCACTTTTTAGtatataaatttgaataacTTATCGACGCAAGTCCTCTTCTCACAATCACGTAGTGCTGATAAAAATTATGGAACAAAGTACTTTAGACCAGATATTAAGACACTAATCATAATCAGAGAATAATGCGTAAGCGAAGATAGTGGACTATTCACTTGACTGCAAGAGGAGATGGGCGCAATTAAACAAGAAGGGATGTGCTCTGTCAACTCAGTACATTGCTTACTCTCTATTTGTCTTAACAATTAGGTGTTAAAAATTGCAGCTACACACTATTGAGTACGGcagtaaaaaaaactaaacacgACGAGGGAAAAGATTGGGTCACCTTTGGCAGCAACAAGCATATGGAAGATGCCATTGCTTGCATAACATCAACTGCTGAGCAAATGGCATCCTTAACACTTTGTACGTTTACCTGCATATGGTATCATCATCAGCAAGCATAACACATGTTTTCTCAATACAGTACTATAGGCAATACGTGTGAGTAAGTGTCAAACCATTGCCCCGCAATCAACAGGTAGACAAAGCGTGCTGCCTTTCAACGCTTCAGCAGCTCCTACCAAAGAACCCATATAATCCCGTTCCATAACCAACCACTCTTCTAGATGTCCCATCTATATatttgcatgaaaaaaaaattaactttctTGCTAAGTAAGATCCAATTTGGAGAAGGTCACAAAGCTATAAGAGGCAGAACATACAAAGGAATCCAAAAGGGAAAATCACTCATATAAAAGTGTTACTTAAAGAGCACAGGGGGCTAAGGCGGttcaagatatataaaaaaaaagtggattAACTTACCTGCTTATTGAGAATAGATATCAGTTTCAAGTTCTGCTTCAGGTGCTGCAATTCAATTCTTTTCGCTCTGACAGAATCATACAGCATAGAGATACTTATCCATGCATTGTACAATCTTTTCTGCAATGAAAACAAGGCTTCATCAGAGTTTGTGGCCTCTAACTGAAAACCAACTGAAAACTAACCACTTAAAACTTAGCCACTTGGACATAGTTGGAATAGACAAGCCTGTACAACATAACAGATTTAACTTTTTTAACACAAGAGAGACGTGCCTAcgattttgttttcattgaaaCTAACTGATTTTCTAAAACCATTAGCTATTGCCACATTCAAAGTGACCGAATGTTAAAATCCGAAATGGATTGGAAACACTTATTGTGCTAATAATAAAGGTTCTAAAGCATTCAGGACGAAAAGGATTTACTAACCTCCGCTATCAACTTTTGTGAAGAGATAACAGCATTTGCTCGTGCATTAGCAAATCGCCACTGCAGCAACCTATTGTGTAATAGCTTTAACAAGTGAGCATCAGCAACCCCATTATCTCTGGTCTTCTCTTTAACATCCACAGGAAAATTCAGAACCAAAGGCATGTTTTTAGTCAGGGAGCTTCTCACTCTTAGTGGGCTCATCCTGCCTGAAGGACTAATCCCTCTTGGAGGAACCACGCCTCTCGAAGGGCTTATTCCTCTAGCAATGCTGGTTCCTCTCGAGGAAGCTGCAGTCATACCAAACTTGCTAGGTGAAGCAGGTCGAATCTGCTCACTCTTTGGAAACAATTGGCTTCCTTTTGGGGACAACACATGACCATCCACCGATACCTTCCTCAGTCCATTAGATTTAGCAACCTGTGAGCCAGGCTCTAACCGATGCTGCGACAGATTACTAGCCAATTGCGGAACTCTCCCCTTAACCACATTGCCACGAGCTGGTAACAACTTCCCTCTTCCATTAGAGCTTCCAGAAGAAACACTCTCAGTCTCTAATTCAACACTCAATGAATCTCTCGTTATCCGCGGTCTGTTATTATTCACCATGGAATTCTGAAGAGCTCTAGCCACACCATTACCAGATCCGTTCAGTTTCTTCCTAGTATCAGTGAAGTCTACACTTCTACTCAAACAACTCGGTTGCAGAGACCTAGGCCACTGCTCATTGAACTTTGTCTTCTCTTGCTGAGCTCCACAACTCCTAGATGTTGCTGCCGTCGgaatcgtcgtcttcttcttcttctctacagtTCCTCTCCCCGGCGATGAGTTTAGCTTTGATCTAAACTCACTCCCTGTGAACGAATCCGCCTGAAACGACGCAAACAAGCTTCTCCCAGAAGTCAACAACATTCTCTGCGCTGAAGAAacctctccaccaccaccactaccacTACCTCGTCGATCCGAAGAGTCACGACGTGGTGTTGATATCGGCCGATTTATAGCAACAGACGGAGTCACCGGCCGAGTAACAATCGGCGATTGACATCTCTTCGCCGCGGAGGACGGTGACGACGATTGGTGGAAAACCGACGACGACGAAAAAGAGGAAGCGCCGTTAAGGTAACGCGACGGTACATCTCGTGATTTAGGACGGCGATGCGGTGTTTCTGACGGAAACGACGGCGGTTTGTTCTGTTTACCGGCGTTGAACGAAGCCGAAATTGCAGCTGTCATCTCCGACATTGAGAAATCAACATTGCGAAATGTGTGAGCAGTGAGGAGAGATTTATATAGTGGATGGTTTCTCCATCGGGTTTTGAGAGATTTCCGGCGAAACTAGGGTTTGAATTTAATTGAAATGTGAGTCAGTTTAGCACTGTAAAGTATAAATCTCCGGCGAGAGAATAGAGAGTGGGGACGAGGAGATAATTACGTGAGACCATAACTCATAACTGTCGTCGTCTCTTTACTTTcttaattttatcaaatgcgCAAATCCAAATCTATAAAAAGGTCCCACATCGCTCAGACCCAAAGAGATGACTATGGAAGCAAGGGTATAAATATAGAGGCGGTGTGTACGAGCAGATTACTTACCTGGACGGGGTCAACTCGTGATCAAGAAGACGAGTGGCCTAGGCTAGTGACCTCCATTGCCCATGAGGAAGAGCCTATGTCATTATTTGTGGCAGAGGGGGTTTGGGTTCGCGCAGTCCCTACCATTCTtagtagttaatttttttttttttgtatatatatatatatatagtagtttcAACTTTTTATGCAGTACCATTAGTTAGATGATGTTTGTATTATGAAACATGAGTCAAATGGTAATTAGTACCAAGTCAAGTTTGCCTTTAATTTAGGTATCACATCGGAAGGGCTCTCATTTGTTGGAACATATCTTCGCTGAAGTATATTAAATAACTGAGCCGTAATGAGTTATAGAGGTAATGTCGGCTGAACTACAGTATATTGCGACTGATTTATGGGAAAATATCTAAGTTATGAGCGGACGGCTaacttagagcataactcacTCAAGAGTTATTGCTGGCTTAATAAAATCTGACTGAGTTATAAGCATAACACAACCGCTCTTATAACAGAGTTTTAATCTAGTGGTTgaattgtcaaaattttggctgagttatcactatgACACAGCTGAATTAACTTTCtgaatctggctgagttatgaacaaTAGATGACTTATGAGATAtggttatgactgagttatggttaagtattataactcagccggcATGAGCTGACTTATCGGAAAACTCGGTcattttacggctgacttagtagcaaaagattaattactagaatatcattcagttacggctcacttattaaacgatacggttgaattaaaaaatttcagtttagttatgacattaagcggctgaatttgacagccatttttttgctttttaattataattctgtttgatggctgatttaattaggatgatttacatgttcgtttggtggctgacttgccacttcggacgcatcatccatgtcatcgttccatgtcatcatcttctccggaaatacgaaacgtcatCCCTTCAAAAGTGaaggatttacatgtttttaccttcttcttcgccttgTTTTTCCCCTTGTTTTCACTTCTTAATTACActcattcttattaattttccttattcttcttcattttctttaatgGATCCAATTCCGTTAATTGTTGTTTCTGGTAgttgggtaaagaaacacaaatatgtatttaacaccgatgATACAGGGTGtagagttgtgcagatagatgcggAAACAACGCACGACAAGTTTACTTTAAGTTTATTGCTTGTTATAAGTCAACCAccaaacattataactcagccatcatatgaatctaagagacatttcgttttctcttaagtattataactcagccctcaagtaataaaattcagctgtttacttttatttattgttataagtcagccacgaAACATTTTAACTCAGCTGTCATATGAATCTATGAAACATTTCGGTTTCCCTTATGTATTATAACTTAGTCGTGAAGTAAATATAAATCAGGCGTTTACTTtcagtttatttcttgttataagtcagccaccaagcattataactcagccgtcatatgaatctacgagacctttcgttttcctttaaatattaaaactcaGCCTTGAAGTATTATAAATCAGACGTTTATTGTCAAGAATGACGTGGAATCGTTTGCTGATGtgtacttttttaatattttggaattaaaaaaaataaacatagggtgttaattgtaattacacccaaaACACTAAATATCtgaataatcttttaaaaatgtataatatatcaGGAATAAACCTATTTTTCTATAACaactgaatatttttttctaaaaactatTTTCAAACCTTTTCATAGCTTAAGTTTGTTTTGGGTCTTCTAGAATGTCTGAAAGAGTTTTCTTTGGAGTAATGCATTACAAATTCAATATAGTTTTCTATGAAAGTTATAagggcatcattaatgggagaacttttttttgtgttcttagattaaatatatagtgaaaataatgttagatcagttgttaagatcataggtaaaaaaatgggagaactaattatggtgttcttagaataaagatatagtgaaataatattcataaacattttacaaattataaaaacttataaaataacatttaaattgcttacttatataaaagccattgtatacttataaattaatataatattcataaacattttacaaattataaaaacttataaaataacatttaaattgcttacttatataaaagcaattgtatacttataaattaatataatattcataaacattttacaattataaaaacttataaattaacatttaaattgcatacttatataaaagcaattatatacttataagttaatataatattcttaaacatattacaattataaaaacttataaattaacatttaaattgcatacttatataaaagcaattatatacttataaattaatataatattcttaaacatattacaattataaaaacttataaattaacatttaaattgcttacttatataaatgaaatattttctttttttccaaaaaatctcgtccaatcacatgaagccacgtcaaataagaactgggcttaaatcagttctacataaagaactaaaaaaagtgttctaagccactattcattatttttataatttttttgggcttagaacacccttggtgttctcccattaatgatggcCTAAGGAGAGAAGTTGGGATACTCGTGAGTATGTATTAGacaattgaaattttaaattgtaagtTTGATTTATTAAGCTTATTATGAATATTTTgaattctggaggatttgttgcCCTAACTCTACGTTGTTGCTACCAAGTGAATATATCATTACAAGGCATATGTAGATTCTTAAATTCTAAATGACGCTCCTATGTACATCAGTTGATTAATTCATGACTCTTGCTTGTCTTGATGACAACTTGAGTGTTCTCGTACTTTcaagaagtaaaaaataattcacataGTATTCGACACTTCAGTAAATCAATTTGGTCCTATTGtttatttgtaaattgtaacattACATGGGAATTACAAAGGCaaagataataacaaataaattgatTGGATGTGTTTTTTCGTGAACGTGTTGGATGGTCGTTAAGATAAtaacaaaggagaaggaaaTCATGGTGGATGAGCACTTTAGCATTCAAGATCAGTTCTATAAGAAGAATATGAGAAGACGAAATTGGAGACTTGTTAGGGTTAAGTTTCATCTCTTCCCAAAAAAAGGGGTCTGACCCAAATCAATGGATGAGCCCATCAAAAAAAGCCCACAAACTAAGCCATATCGGCGAAGGGCATTTTTGGGATTCCACCAGCCGAATCAATATGATACTCTATATAAATACCGAAGGGTTGACGTAATAAAGGGATCCACAATTCTTTATAAAGCAAAGTTAATGGCAAGATCATCTAAGCAACTCGACCAATTCTTAGATTGTTTTACATGCTCGTTCATCTTGTAATCGTTCCaatttttagtaaaattttggCTTGTCTATACCAATAAACCATTAAATAACCAACATTCCATAAACAGTATTTAACCataacaattaaaccaataGCCCATACAACATGGAACAAATaactagcaacctagcaatgttctattGACACATACCCaatagccacctaaccacaatcaaaccaaacagtgaaaaatattcaataccaataaatcattaaataaCCAACAttcaataaccaatattaaaccataacaattaaaccaataatccaaacaacatggaacaaagaaccagcaacctaacaatgttctattGACCCAACTCTAGTAACCTAACAGAatccagacaacaaccaatcgagccactagaacatcttcctcttcatttccttgattccacgatcatactttgcctttacctgcaccacaaaaacaaattgagatgcatgagtattttctaaacactcaatgaggcaatcctcccatctactgggctatacacacaagcaatagagataactctaaccatcaaacaacaatcaat harbors:
- the LOC104760639 gene encoding QWRF motif-containing protein 9-like; translated protein: MSEMTAAISASFNAGKQNKPPSFPSETPHRRPKSRDVPSRYLNGASSFSSSSVFHQSSSPSSAAKRCQSPIVTRPVTPSVAINRPISTPRRDSSDRRGSGSGGGGEVSSAQRMLLTSGRSLFASFQADSFTGSEFRSKLNSSPGRGTVEKKKKTTIPTAATSRSCGAQQEKTKFNEQWPRSLQPSCLSRSVDFTDTRKKLNGSGNGVARALQNSMVNNNRPRITRDSLSVELETESVSSGSSNGRGKLLPARGNVVKGRVPQLASNLSQHRLEPGSQVAKSNGLRKVSVDGHVLSPKGSQLFPKSEQIRPASPSKFGMTAASSRGTSIARGISPSRGVVPPRGISPSGRMSPLRVRSSLTKNMPLVLNFPVDVKEKTRDNGVADAHLLKLLHNRLLQWRFANARANAVISSQKLIAEKRLYNAWISISMLYDSVRAKRIELQHLKQNLKLISILNKQMGHLEEWLVMERDYMGSLVGAAEALKGSTLCLPVDCGAMVNVQSVKDAICSAVDVMQAMASSICLLLPKVGKISSLAAELGSVSVKEERMLDVCRDLLNTISALQVTECSLKTQITQLR
- the LOC104760638 gene encoding zinc finger protein AZF3-like, which translates into the protein MALEALNSPRLVEEATRFHGFEQWTRGKKRSKRSRSGHHDHGLTEEEYLAFCLMLLASDRGDLDAVTAAKKPGYKCGVCDKTFSSYQALGGHKASHRSLNGGGDKDKSMAVSAAVKSHVCSICLKSFATGQALGGHKRCHYEGNGNGGVSNSEGVGSTSHVSSNSHRGFDLNIRQVREISPDDEVMSPMAAKKPCLK